A single window of Populus nigra chromosome 17, ddPopNigr1.1, whole genome shotgun sequence DNA harbors:
- the LOC133676625 gene encoding pentatricopeptide repeat-containing protein At5g03800, producing MASISQTPVTTAITLSPLCLPSQNYFYFPSKPPPTTSQPPPQPLTSHVLSKPNHLHRCHFSSCTSQFLLSSPLSLTKPQNLESSFPLDSNYHSPQTNTDCLIEVDDLFNLLRLSVKYTDIDLARALHASILKLGEDTHLGNAVIAAYIKLGLVVDAYGVFMGMSTPDVVSYSALISSFSKLNRETEAIQLFFRMRISGIEPNEYSFVAILTACIRSLELEMGLQVHALAIKLGYSQLVFVANALIGLYGKCGCLDHAIHLFDEMPQRDIASWNTMISSLVKGLSYEKALELFRVLNQNKGFKADQFTLSTLLTACARCHARIQGREIHAYAIRIGLENNLSVSNAIIGFYTRCGSLNHVAALFERMPFRDIITWTEMITAYMEFGLVDLAVDMFNKMPEKNSVSYNALLTGFCKNNEGLKALNLFVRMVQEGAELTDFTLTGVINACGLLLKLEISRQIHGFIIKFGFRSNACIEAALIDMCSKCGRMDDADRMFQSLSTDGGNSIIQTSMICGYARNGLPEEAICLFYRCQSEGTMVLDEVAFTSILGVCGTLGFHEVGKQIHCQALKTGFHAELGVGNSIISMYSKCYNIDDAIKAFNTMPAHDVVSWNGLIAGQLLHRQGNEALAIWSNMEKAGIKPDAITFVLIVSSYKYTSSNLLDECRSLFLSMKMIHDLEPTSEHYASLVGVLGYWGLLEEAEELINKMPFDPEVSVWRALLDGCRLHANTSIGKRVAKHIIGMEPRDPSTYVLVSNLYAASGRWHCSEMVRENMRDRGLRKHPCRSWVIIKKQLHTFYARDKSHPQSKDIYSGLDILILKCLKAGYEPDMSFVLQEVEEQQKKDFLFYHSAKLAATFGLLKTRPGEPIRVVKNILLCRDCHTFLKYATVVTQREIIFRDASGFHCFSNGQCSCKGYW from the coding sequence ATGGCTTCCATTTCTCAAACCCCCGTTACCACCGCTATCACCCTATCTCCCTTATGTCTTCCATCTCAAAACTACTTTTACTTCCCTTCAAAACCACCACCAACCACCAGCCAACCACCGCCTCAACCGCTTACTTCACACGTTCTCTCTAAACCCAATCACCTCCACCGCTGTCATTTCTCCTCCTGCACCTCTCAATTCCTCCTATCCTCACCCCTTTCTCTCACTAAACCCCAAAATCTTGAATCCTCTTTCCCTTTAGACTCTAATTATCATTCTCCTCAGACCAACACTGACTGTCTCATTGAAGTTGACgatttattcaatttgcttCGCTTGTCGGTCAAGTACACTGACATTGATCTTGCAAGAGCCTTACATGCTTCCATTCTCAAACTTGGAGAGGATACCCATCTGGGCAATGCTGTCATAGCAGCTTATATCAAGTTGGGTCTTGTTGTTGATGCTTATGGGGTTTTTATGGGAATGTCTACTCCCGATGTGGTGTCTTACAGTGCTTTAATTTCGAGTTTTTCTAAGTTGAATCGAGAAACTGAAGCCATCCAACTTTTCTTTAGAATGAGGATTTCAGGTATTGAGCCTAATGAGTACAGTTTTGTTGCTATTTTAACTGCCTGTATTCGGAGTTTGGAATTGGAAATGGGTTTGCAAGTTCATGCTTTGGCAATCAAGTTGGGTTATTCACAACTTGTTTTTGTTGCCAATGCCTTGATCGGTTTGTATGGAAAGTGTGGTTGTTTGGACCACGCGATTcatttgtttgatgaaatgcctCAAAGAGATATTGCGTCATGGAATACCATGATTTCGAGTTTGGTGAAAGGTTTATCATATGAAAAAGCCTTAGAACTGTTTCGTGTCTTGAATCAAAATAAGGGGTTTAAAGCTGATCAATTCACGCTTTCGACTCTTTTGACTGCTTGTGCTAGGTGCCATGCTAGGATACAAGGCAGAGAGATTCATGCTTATGCCATTAGAATTGGATTAGAGAACAATTTGAGCGTGAGCAATGCCATTATCGGGTTCTACACTAGGTGTGGAAGTCTGAACCATGTGGCGGCTCTGTTTGAGAGGATGCCATTCAGAGATATAATTACTTGGACTGAGATGATCACAGCATATATGGAATTTGGGTTGGTGGATTTGGCTGTAGACATGTTTAACAAGATGCCCGAAAAGAATTCTGTGTCTTATAATGCACTTTTGACAGGATTTTGCAAAAATAATGAAGGGTTGAAGGCACTCAATTTATTTGTTAGAATGGTCCAAGAAGGAGCAGAGTTAACAGATTTCACATTGACTGGTGTCATTAATGCTTGCGGATTGCTCTTGAAATTGGAAATCAGTAGGCAAATTCATGGGTTTATCATCAAGTTTGGTTTCAGGTCAAATGCTTGTATTGAAGCAGCCCTGATTGATATGTGCTCAAAGTGTGGAAGGATGGATGATGCTGATAGGATGTTTCAAAGTTTGTCAACTGATGGGGGTAACTCAATAATCCAAACATCAATGATATGTGGCTATGCTCGAAATGGGCTGCCAGAGGAGGCAATTTGTCTTTTCTACCGTTGCCAGTCAGAGGGGACAATGGTTCTAGATGAAGTTGCATTCACTTCAATACTTGGCGTCTGTGGAACTTTAGGATTCCATGAGGTGGGGAAGCAAATCCACTGTCAAGCTTTAAAAACTGGGTTTCATGCTGAATTAGGGGTTGGAAATTCCATAATTAGCATGTATTCCAAGTGTTACAACATAGATGATGCAATTAAGGCTTTCAATACTATGCCGGCACACGATGTAGTTTCGTGGAATGGTTTGATTGCAGGCCAACTTCTTCATCGGCAGGGCAATGAGGCCTTGGCTATCTGGTCAAATATGGAGAAGGCAGGCATAAAGCCGGATGCAATcacttttgttttgattgtttcaTCTTATAAATACACCAGCTCAAATTTACTGGATGAGTGTCGCAGTTTGTTTCTCTCAATGAAAATGATTCATGACCTGGAACCCACTTCAGAGCATTACGCCTCCTTAGTTGGTGTCTTGGGGTACTGGGGTCTCCTTGAAGAAGCAGAGGAGTTGATCAATAAGATGCCTTTTGACCCTGAGGTTTCTGTTTGGCGAGCTTTGCTTGACGGTTGCAGGCTCCATGCAAACACAAGCATTGGAAAGCGTGTTGCAAAGCACATAATTGGGATGGAGCCCCGGGATCCTTCCACATATGTGCTTGTATCAAATCTATATGCTGCTTCTGGGAGGTGGCATTGCTCAGAAATGGTCAGGGAGAATATGAGGGATAGGGGGCTTCGAAAGCACCCATGTCGAAGTTGGGTTATAATTAAGAAGCAGCTTCATACATTCTATGCAAGAGATAAATCCCATCCCCAGTCAAAAGACATCTATAGTGGATTAGATATACTAATCTTGAAATGCCTGAAAGCTGGATATGAGCCAGACATGAGCTTTGTTCTTCAGGAAGTCGAGGAGCAGCAAAAAAAGGATTTCTTGTTCTATCACAGTGCAAAACTAGCTGCAACCTTTGGACTTCTGAAGACCAGACCTGGAGAACCCATTCGGGTTGTGAAGAACATCCTTCTATGTAGGGATTGCCATACATTCTTGAAATATGCAACAGTAGTCACCCAGAGGGAGATAATTTTTCGGGATGCTTCTgggtttcattgtttttctaatGGTCAATGTTCGTGCAAAGGTTATTGGTGA